The Thamnophis elegans isolate rThaEle1 chromosome Z, rThaEle1.pri, whole genome shotgun sequence DNA window cagggttgaaatggaaGCTCCTTGATCTTCTCTATGTTTGGTTATTTTCTTAAAGACATTTCATTAAACAAATTAAATGATATCATCAGATATTgttattaagaattttaaaagggatattatgtttttattaccATCAACGAAAGAAATGGCTTTTACTCTTAAGAAATGGTGCAAACTTATGAGAATTGTCAGCTTAGCTTTTCAACTGGGGTATTTAAATTATTTGCAGCGTAATCACCAAATTCTACCAGCATGCCCTTGCCTTGGCCtttgctgtgaaggagatcaaCGAGGACTCCCAGATCTTACCTAATATCACTCTCGGGTTCCACATCTATGATAGTTACCTGAATCCGAAGATGACCTATCGTACCATTCTGGACCTGCTTTTCAAATCCCAGGAATTTGTCCCTAACTACAAATGTGATAGCCAGAAGAATCTCATGGCTATCATTGGAGGACTCAATTTTGATACATCATTTTGTATAACTGAACTTATGGGTTGTTTCAAGATTCCACAAGTAAGCTGTGATGGAGTTgaggaggaatatatatatatacgttcgtcaaaacgtcgccaagacatctccaatcctacgcgggagaaaacccgaacaactagagacctacatatatatatatatatatatatatatatatatatatatatatatatatatatatatgtctgtgtgtgtgtgtgtgtctgtgtgtgtatatgtgtgtgtgtgtgtgtgtgtgtgtgtgtgtgtgtatatatatatatatatatatatatatatatatatatatatatatatatatatatatatatatatagttgttgtTGTGGAACAATTAATGAACATCAAAGATTTGTCTTAGGTTTGTGTTAAGATGTTCTGCATgtctccagagatatttcatacCTAAAGGAATGTTTGAATGTAGTAGTCTTTGCCCTATTAAATCACTTGATGTCATATGTGTTTGAAGTAATTCCAAGACATTCCTTTCCATATTAATATTTAgaagattttctttaaaaaaatcctgcttggatatattttattaaaaaactaGAATAGAAAAGTTAGCTTCATTTCAATAATTggataattttattctattttgtttaaGATGACCTATGGCTCATTAGCCCAAGAGAAATTTCAGACCAGTAGACTCTCTTCACTTTATTTCATGGTCCCAAAAGAAGACCATCAGTACACTGGGATTATACAACTGCTTCACTATTTTGGTTGGACGTGGATCGGGATTTTTGTTATTGATAACAACCATGGAGAAAATGTATTACAGGAAATGCTGCCATTGCTTGCAGAGAATGGAATCTGCTTGTCGTTCATAGAAAGGCTTCCTCAACAAGTCGACTTGGAAGACTTTCCTGAACTTTATCAAATAATCTCAATGATTTCCATTAATTTGATGAATAACAAAGCCAATGCATTTCTTGTCTATGGAGAAGCCTGGACAATTATGTGGCTAAGAATTGTCGTATTTATGTTAGATCCTGAAAGCAAGGAAACTGCATTATTTAGAAAGGTGTGGATCATGACTGCACAGATTGATTTTGTATTATCAGGCATTCAAATCACATGGGAACTTCAGATGTTCCATGGAGCTCTCTCCTTCACTGTTCATTCAACAGCCATTGTAGGTTTCAAGGAATTTCTTCAGACCATAAATCCTCTTTCAGACAACAGAGATGGGTTTCTGCGGGAAGTTTGGGAACAAGCATTTGATTGTTCACTTCCTAAACCAGAGTTACCAGACACACACAATAGACAGTGCACTGGGGAGATGAAGCTAGAGAATCTTCCTGGGCctgtctttgaaatggaaatgactgGCCAAAGCTACAGCATCTATAATGCTGTTTACACTGTGGCTCATGCTTTGCAGGCTCTGTACATTTTAGGGTTCAAGAGGAAGACAACAAGGATGCATAAAAAAACTGATCTTTTAAATCTGCAGGCTTGGCAGGTATTCTCTCTTCATTGgacaccttcttcttctttttccacttcctctccttctccttctcctcctccaattcctcttactcctcttcctcctccttcttttaaaTGGGCACTTTGATGTACAATATCATGTAGAATCTCTCAATGTTTTTTTGTATGTGGAAACAATTATAATAAACAAAGTAGAAATGAGGAAACAATTTCTGATGGTGAgaaaaattaacatttaattagtggaacaacttgccttcagaaatgttGATACTCCAACACTGTAGATTTCTTCtcttttaatgaagagaagggtagcgatttgtctgaaatgggctaGGATCTTCTCCTTGCATAGGGTGTTTGACTGAAAGACCTCAGAAGTCCCTACCAaccctaaataaaaataaaataaaataaagtaaagtaaaataaaattaatatgatGTGACAAGTGAGAAGAATTATAGGATAAAATATGTGCAATGCCATTGTGATATAAATTTATAACTGCATAATGAGCTACAGAAAAGTGTGACATTTCCTTGCCATCAAGGTTAGATTAACTGTTATGCTTTATTAAAATTCCCAAGAATAATCTGTTTAAATTGCTTAGGGCATACGGTCTCCACCTTGAGCAGGGAATTTGACTAGAATACCTCAAAATTCTTCTTAGAAACCATTCTACTGTTCTGCCTAAAATAGATacagaaaacacatttttttctttttatcctatCACTAGCTGGTTAAATGTGCTTCGCTACAAAACTGTGTGATCGGGTTTGATAAATTGACAAATCCTGGCTGACAATGAGAACAGCTACTTCTGTAGTTGTGGGTCATTGAAATGATCTTGGCGCTCTCTAGAAGTCTTCCTATTGGTGTTAATCACCCACTTGGAAGTCCTTCTGGCCATTAGGAAGAGAATTAACAGCAGCCTTAAGTTCCAGAATTTATTTGTTGTGTTCACACAGCAACTCTTGCAGTTGGCTAACCATTTCTGGATTAATGCCCATGTAGATTCTCCACCAGATGTCCctctcattgtcatcatcaccaaAAATTATATCTGGAAAAATGAAGGCTGCTGCTGAGGCTTTGCTATGATACTCCCTATCCTGTGGTAGACCTGCCCCTGCCCTTCGAATGTTGACACAAAATTTCCCTCCTTCATTTCCCTGGCTCCAACATATGTCACTTTGAAGCATCCATTGTACTTCTGGTCAGCTGAAAGGCTTCCTTTAACTGGTGTTACTGTAGAAGGAACATATTTGTCtagagaaatttggttcacaatccattggctcaacAGTAGTTGTTGATTGAAACTCATAAGGGAACATCTCTCCCACCATCTTGAGTTCAGAAGCAGTTTCATAGGTGgatggcatagacattttggtgaggcaCCAATGTTTAATATTGTAAGGAGCCCAGAACGCTCCTGTGTGAGGTAgaggaacatctgccagtttaaactgaggtaacagaatgtgaggcaactggccgtttgaacagagttattttcaggtggggagggggagtagaatgtttaactccttagcatcagagcgtgttaattattgtataagaattactaatgatctgatggtcaattTGGAAAAATCCTTTGTTAGCGAGCATTAGAGATTTCatatgagtgagtggtatttggcttataTATAGATTCTATTAATCAAGAAAGTATTCTATAACTTATCTTATTGGCAGGAGTTATTTAGTAAATCCCTTCAGTTTACACAGTAAGGATTAGTTAAAATGATACTCTACATTATTTTTCATCATCTCCTCCAACAATAATCAACTCTCCAagatctttctgtgtctctcttgaAATATTCCTTTCCAcaactaatctatctatcaaAAAATATTGAGTCTTAGTTTCTAAACGTTTGCTAAGGGAAATTAGTCAGCTTTCAAATTATTGAATAGCTTTGTATCAAAGCGGACCCCATGAGATATGATATACCTAGAATTAGTTATTTAAATAGGGAACCCGATCATAATTGAAGGAAGTTacataaatcctaaatcctatttTCATTGACCTTCAATGCATTCTTATCTTTCTTAAATTAATATACAATTAATCAAATAATAGACTTGTATATTTCCATAAAATATCATTATAAATTTTTACATGAGTAATTATTGTTATTGGAATGCAAAGAATGATGAAAACATGGAATATAATGTTCTCTTCTACATTGTTGCATTTTCAATGCTCgttctcttttattccctttcaaatagctccattcatttcttcaaggcatttcttttaacaattcagcTGGGGAGAGAGTGTTCCTGAATGAGAAAGGGGAAGCAACTGGAGGATTTGACATCACCAACTTGATCACTTTTCCAAATAGATCATTTCATAGAGTTAGAGTTGGAAAGCTGGATCTAGAGGGTCCAAAAGGGAATGAATTTTCGATAGATGAAGATGTGATTGTCTGGAACCCAGCTTTTAACCAGGTATCAAATGTTTGAATCAGCAACGCCTTAATGATTCCATTTTGAGCCTAATCTCTTTCAAAATCTGATTTCTCATTTTTGAAAGAAATGAAGGCATATTCTTTTGAAATGCTGTTGATGATCAAGCACTCATTGAATTGAAAAAATGATATTACAGTGTAAAAGCATTGTTTCCATATTTGGTTTGCATTTACAAAGGATTGTCAACATGTGCTGATTTTATTTACTGATAAAATCAGAACCCTTTGGGAGATCAAAAGTAATTCTCCTCTATAAAGGGGATAAATTACACACTGTTTGAAATATCtccaatttcaaaatattttatctttatcaTCAGGTTCTTCCACTTTCTCGATGCAATGACCCTTGTTTCCCTGGATCCTGGAAGAAAGGGATTGAGGGAAATCAgttctgctgctatgactgtgttccatgtccagaagggaagatttcaaaTCAAAATGGTAGGGTAGGAATTCTACCATTTTTCATTAGTATTAAGCAAACATTAATAAACTACTTGGATGAATGAAATGAATAAGGTAATTTTCAGTAATATGCAATACCTTGATGAAAAAAAtatacttcatttttcttccagaTATGGATGACTGTTTTGAATGTTCACAAGATCATTatccaaataaagaaaagaaaggttgTATCCTGAAACTGCTGGTCTTTCTGACTTTTGAAGAAACCTTAGGAATTGGTTTAGCCTCAGCAGctcttggtttcttctttttGACCTCTGCGGTACTTGGAACCTTTATTAAGCACAAggatactcccattgtcaaagccaacaacaggtCCTTCACCTATGCCCTGCTTGTCTCTCTTCTGCtctgttttctctcctcttttttctttcttagccAGCCTGGCAAAGTGACCTGCCTTTTCCGGCAACCAACTTTTGGCATCACTTTCTCAGTGGCCATTTCTAGTGtactggccaaaaccatcactgtggttgTGGCTTTCATGGCCACTAAACCTGGATCTCAGATGAGGAGATGGGTAGGGAAAAGATTGGCCTTTTCTATTGTCCTTTCCTGCTCTTTTATGCAAGTATGTCTTTGTATTGCGTGGTTGTCAACATCTCCCCCGTTCCCTGAGTTGGACATGTATTCACAACCCCATGAAATGGTTTTACAATGCAATGAGGGGtcagctttctttttctactGTGTCTTGGGCTACATGGGTATCTTGGCCATTGCCAGCTTTATTGTGGCTTTCCTTGCCCGTAAATTACCTGACACctttaacgaagccaagttcatcacctttagcatgttggccttttgcagtgtgtggatctccttctttccagcctatctgagcTCAAAAGGTAAAGCTATGgtagctgtggaggtcttctccatcttggcgtCCAGTGCTGCATTACTGGGATGCATATTCCTGCCAAAATGCTACATCATTGTTTTCCGTCCTGACCTCAACCACAGGGAGCAACTCACAACGAGAAATTAATTTCTGGCTCAGAAAAATTGCTTAAAAAATTGCTAGAATGACTAATACCTATATGAAACATATTTCAAAATCTCTGTTCATGCTTCTTCATTTTCCACATTTCCCAAGATTCTTTAACCTAATACTTTCTCCTTTTCATCATGTGCATAGAACTTGATTTTGATCATCTAAGTTTCTTATTCCTTGTTAGGATTTTTCAGATATTGATGAACATCAAATGATGTCCGATGTTTGCAGAGGCATTAATTTCTCGCTCAGAAAAATTGCTGAAAAAATTACTAGAATGAGTGATATCTATACAAAATGTATATGTGAATGGGCATCTAACTTTCTTATACCCTGTTAGGATATTTCAGATATTGATGAACATCAAATGATGTCCGATGTTTGCAGAGGCATTAATTTCTCGCTCAGAAAAATTGCTGAAAAAATTACTAGAATGAGTGATATCTATACAAAATGTATATGTGAATGGGCATCTAACTTTCTTATACCCTGTTAGGATATTTCAGATATTGATGAACATCAAATGATGTCCGATGTTTGCAGGGGCATTACATGAATTCCTAAAGCATTACATAAATAGAGTAAGAagtatatttccattttaaaaacataaatttattACAGTATCATTAACTTTGTATTTGTCAGTGTTCTTTCGAATGtaaaatttattgagtttgtaattCTTGTAAGCTTAACTGCATTTTAGAAAGGATGACCATTATTTGAGTATATTCCTCTGCAAAGACTTTAAGCAATAAATTAGATTATTTGAACCTTTATCTGTGCAGCTGTTTTTCTCTCCTGTCTGATATTAATTCATGATATCAATTGTTTTCTGGGGAACAATGGGAAAAATCAGAATGCCATATGATGTAAAAGCAGAAGCAGAAACAGCTGCTGACCATGCAACAGTGGATGTTATGCTCCACAATTTATGCAATCTCTTCTCTTTGACAATGTtccaaataatacaaaagatgcagAATTTGAGGCATCCAATATCTGTCAATTTCAAACTGAACCTGCAAGGAACCATTTCTCATTTCTCAGTTGCCAGATACTGTGGagatgtgcgtgtgtgtttggaagggggggggagaagtttgAATGCATTGCCAGAAAAAGCACCAATCTTTCTCTTTGGAACCAAGGCCACCTCCATAGATGTCAGAATATGTAGAATGTGAGTACCAAAGTTGCCCGCCAAATCatttaattggacaatgtgaccagttacacttggggagggaatcattttctattttaattatgcaGAAAAACTGGGAAATACTTGGGAATTTTGAGGAAGATTCCAGCCTTGTGGTTCTAATTTGCTTGACCTCATAAGTCGGAACCTGGACAGTATCCCTTGCATAGCTGggatgagttatgaaagtttatttatatgccacccttttccctggggggactcagggcagcctacaactcaagggaagggggaaacaaacatttaacacataagaacaatacataattaaaagcgcaacattcataccattcgggtgggttacaatctttagccccaggcctgacgggatagccagagtttgagggctgtgcggaaggtctggagggtggtgagggtacgaatctccacagggagatcgttccaaagggtcggagctactaccgagaaggctctccttcgcgtacttgccagtcgacactgaccggcagatggaattcggaggaggcctaatctatgtgatctaattggccgCACGGAGGTAATTGGCAACATTCAGGTGCCAacaggtaattggcagtaggcggtctctcaagtacccagatccactaccatgaagggtttATGGGTGACaagcagcaccttgaagcgtacccggagatcgacaggcagccagtgcagctcgcggaggataagtgttatgtgggtgaaccgaggtgcacccacgatcgctcgcgcggccgcggccgcattctggactagctgaagtcgccggatactcttcaagggcagccccatgtagagcacattgcagtactccagcctagaggtcacaagggcacgagtgactgttgtgagggcctcccggttcaggtaggggcgcaactggtgcaccaggcgaacctgggcaaatgcccccctggtcacagctgacaaatggtgtttaaaagtcagctgtgggtccaggaggactcccaagttgcggaccctgtctgaggggtgtagtgtttgaccatccagcctgagagatggaacacttgccaaattagtgggagggaaacacaacagccactcggtcttatctgggttgagcacaagcttgttagccctcatccagtccctaacagcttcaaggccctggttcatcacgtccaccgcttcattgagttgacacggggcggacagatacaactgagtatcatccgcatactggtggtattttatcccgtgccgccgaatgatctcacccagcggtttcatgtagatgttaaaaagtaggggagacaagactgaaccctgtggcaccccacatgttaggggcctaggggtcgatctctgccctccaactaacaccgactgcgacctgtccgagaggtaagaggagaaccactgcaaaacagtgcctcccacccccacctcccgcagtcgtcgcagaaggataccatggtcgatgttatcgaaagccactgagaggtcaaggagaaccaggatggaggcgtggcctccgtccctggctctccagaggtcatcggtcaatgcaaccaaagcggtttctgtgctgtagccaggcctgaagccggactggaatggctccagataactagcttcctccaaggaccgctggagctggaaggccaccaccttctcaacaaccttccccacaaaggggaggttggagactggacaataattgttaagaacggctggatccaaagatggtttcttcaggaggggtctcaccactgccactttaagtgcggggggaaagaccccctcccgaagggaggtggtaacaaccgcctggatccagccccgtgtcacctccctgctgttagcaaccagacaggagggacacgggtccagtacgcatgtggaggcactcacagctctcatggccttgtccacatcctcaggggcaccatcttgaaactcaacccagcgatggtctaccagattatgcccttgtgcct harbors:
- the LOC116522008 gene encoding vomeronasal type-2 receptor 26-like, with product MVPKEDHQYTGIIQLLHYFGWTWIGIFVIDNNHGENVLQEMLPLLAENGICLSFIERLPQQVDLEDFPELYQIISMISINLMNNKANAFLVYGEAWTIMWLRIVVFMLDPESKETALFRKVWIMTAQIDFVLSGIQITWELQMFHGALSFTVHSTAIVGFKEFLQTINPLSDNRDGFLREVWEQAFDCSLPKPELPDTHNRQCTGEMKLENLPGPVFEMEMTGQSYSIYNAVYTVAHALQALYILGFKRKTTRMHKKTDLLNLQAWQLHSFLQGISFNNSAGERVFLNEKGEATGGFDITNLITFPNRSFHRVRVGKLDLEGPKGNEFSIDEDVIVWNPAFNQVLPLSRCNDPCFPGSWKKGIEGNQFCCYDCVPCPEGKISNQNDMDDCFECSQDHYPNKEKKGCILKLLVFLTFEETLGIGLASAALGFFFLTSAVLGTFIKHKDTPIVKANNRSFTYALLVSLLLCFLSSFFFLSQPGKVTCLFRQPTFGITFSVAISSVLAKTITVVVAFMATKPGSQMRRWVGKRLAFSIVLSCSFMQVCLCIAWLSTSPPFPELDMYSQPHEMVLQCNEGSAFFFYCVLGYMGILAIASFIVAFLARKLPDTFNEAKFITFSMLAFCSVWISFFPAYLSSKGKAMVAVEVFSILASSAALLGCIFLPKCYIIVFRPDLNHREQLTTRN